TACCAGATAATGCATTTAAAGATTATCACTTACATATTCATGTTCCAGAAGGTGCTATAAAAAAAGATGGACCTTCTGCTGGAATTGCTTTGCTCTCTGCTTTGGCTTCTTTGTACACACAACGACCTTTAAAACCTTTTACAGCATTAACAGGCGAAATTACTTTGCGTGGAAAGGTGTTGCCAGTTGGAGGCATTAAAGAAAAAATACTAGCAGCTAAAAGAGCAAACATTAAAGAGATTGTATTGTGTGAGCAAAATCAAAAAGATGTAGAAGCAATTAACGAAAGTTATATAAAAGGCATGCAGTTTCATTTTGTAACAGACATGAACGAAGTACTCGACATTATGCTACAAAAAAATAAGGTTAAAGATGCATTAGATTTTTTAGATAAATAAATATTGATTTATTATTAATTAATAGATGTATTGTTGTAATTTTTCTAAAAAAGTAAAAAGTATGGCGTAGCTATACTAGCATAGCACTTAAATAGTAAAAAGAATACTCAAATTTATTTTTAACGCAGAAGTCAGTAAAAAAATGCAAAAAAATAAAGCTATTTTGAATGCTATTTAATCTGAGTTCATTTTTTTAAAATATTATAAGTACTTAAATTATATTATAGTAGTTGCATATTTTAGTAACTTAATAAGTGCGTAGCACTTCAACCTTATTAGAAATGATAGAAAATTTATAAAATACAGCGTAGCTGTATCTCCTTTAAGATCTGTTTAAATCTAAATTATTGATAAACAGTATTTGATAATAAATTTTAAACCGAACTCAGGTTAGTATTATCTATTATCAACGAAAAAACTAAAAAATATTAATTATATTTGTATAGAACTTAATTGCTTTGCAAATACCTAAATATATATTACTCATTATCCTTTGTTGCTTTGTTCAGTTTTCCTATGCACAAATTAATGCTGCATTTGTAACTACACCAAATGATACTGGTTGTGTTCCTTATAGAGTCGATTTTTTTAATACTTCAACAGGAAATCCAGACAACTGTTCTTGGAATTTTGGCAATGGTGCTACAAGTAGTATATGTACACCAACTTATACTTTTACACAAGCAGGAAATTATATAGTAACGCTTACTGTTACCAAAGGCAATCTAACTAGTACATTTAAAGATACCATTGTTGTCTATAATAAACCAACTGCTAATTTTACAGCAAATATAACCACTGGCTGTGAACCTTTAACTACTACAATTACCGATTTATCTACTGCAACTGGAAGCACTATTGTTGCTTGGCAATGGGATTTTGGCGATGGCAATACTTCAGAACAACAAAACAATACACATATTTATAATTTTGATGGATTTAAAAATGTTTTTCTAAAAGTAACCGATAATAGAGCTTGCGAAAGTACGATTCAAAAAACAGCTTATATTAATGTCTTAGATAAACCAGAAGCCAATTTTTCTTCACCAAATCATCAAAACTGTGTAATACCAACTAATGTAATTTTTCAAAATACTACTAGTGGAGGTAATGGTGTAGCAACTGCAAATTGGACATTCGGAGATAATACTTCAAGCAATCAAATAAATCCACAACATAATTATACTAATGGTGGAAGATATGATGTTGGTTTAATGGTTACTGGAAATAATGGATGTAAAGATACTGTAGTTAAAAACGAATTTGTTATTTTAGAAAGTATATTGGCAGATTTCTCTGTTTCACCACAAAAAATTTGTAAAGGGAATACTATACATTTTCAAGATAATTCTAATAATGTTTTAGCTAATTTAAGTTGGGATTTTGGTAACGGAGAAACAGCTAATAATGTAAAACAAGCCAATGTTGTGTATGATAATGTAGGAACATATACAGTTACACTTACTGCAACTTATAATAATTGCACACATACTATTAGTAAGCAAATTGTAGTAGAAGACAATCCAACTATAGATTTTACTATTGATAATAAAACAGTGAGTTGCAATAAAACATCTACGCTTACACCAACTTTTCCAGATAATAATTATAGTTATACATGGTATATTTTAAAAGATACTATTAGAATTGACACATTATACACTAGAACAATTAATTATAATTTTTATCAACAAACATCAAGCAGTGCTTCTTTTAGTGTTGTCTTAGAAGTTAAAAATAGTTTAGGTTGTGTAGCATCTTTATTAAAGGAAAATTTTGTTAATGTAGTGGTTACATCTGTAGATATTATACATATAAATGAACCAACTTGCTACTGGTTGCCAATAAGACCTTCTGTAGTCATCAATAGTGCTCATGCATTTGATAGTATTATTTGGAATTTTGGTGATGGCACGCCAAATGTTGTTGGGCAAGTAGCACCATTTCATACTTATAGTCAAGAAGGTACTTATAATTTAAGTGTAAGAGTAGTATATAATAATTGCGAAATTATTACCAAACAAGCACAAATTAGCGTTGGCTACAAAGTATCTAATTTCGTAGGCAATATTATTAATACTACTGTATGCGTACACGATACTGTTTTTTTAAAAGCAGCAAATTTATCTAATGTACCAATAGACTTTAAATGGCTAATGGGTGATGGATTTTTTGAAGTAGGCAATAATACATTTCATCGATATAATTTTCCAAGTCAACCAACTACTTATACAGTAAAATTAGTGGGCAGCTATTTAGGTTGTCCAGATACTATGAAAATAGACGATGTTATGGTTTTATATCCTAAAGCAAACTTCTTTACACAAACAGTTTGTAACAAAGACAGAACCATTAAAGTAGTAAATTCTGCTACAGGTGCAGACTCAGTTGTTTATGATATGGGTAATGGAGATAAACTAATTAATCCATCACTTGTTTTTGAATATACTTATGCTAGTAATAATATTGATAATTATAAAATAAAACAAATTGTATATAACAAAACTACAAATTGTACTGATTCATTAATAAGAAGTATTGTACTTGAATCTATTAATGTAGATCTTATAGCCACTAAAAATATTGGATGTGCTCCTTTTAAGACACAACTAAAGTCTAATTTATTAAATGCATTTTTTATTCAGTTACAAAATTTTTATTGGGTTATTGGCTCAGATACTTGTAAACGATGTTATGACTACGAATATCAAGTGCAACCAAATAAAATATATGATGTAAAATTAGTTTTAGTGTATAATGATTCTTGTAAAAAAGAAATTGTAAAAGATAGTTTTTTAATTGGCGATGGACTATCTACAATTGTAGAACCTAAAGTATTGAGTAATTGTAAACCATACTTAGTAGAATTTAAAGATACTGTAATTAGTTATTTTTCTAATTTAGATACAATATTATATAATTTTGGAGATGGAAATTCTATAGATACTTTACATCCAAGTCATGCTTACGCAGATACAGGTTTATATACATATACATTAAAAGTTACCAATACAGCTGGTTGTGCTGCATTTATAAAAGATACAGTTCGAGTCAATTCTTTCTATCCAGATTTTACTACAGATGTAGATACTACTTGTACTAATTTGCCTATACAATTTATAAGTTCGTATATTAATAATAATTATTCTTATTTATGGAATTTTGGTGATGGAACAACTGCTACGAATCATAATCCAAAACACAGTTATACCAATAGTGGAGATTATACAGTTACACTAACTATTACAGATAGTTTAGGTTGTAGTAAATCTATATCTAAAAATAATATACAAATACAAGATTTTATATTTGATTTTGTAGCAGATCAATTATTTGCACCTTGTCCAACACTAAAAGTCAACTTTCAATTGCTAGGAAATCAAACAGCCAATAACATACAACAATTACAATGGAGTTTTGGCAACAATAATTATAGTAACGATATCAATTTAAATCCATCTACAATTTATACACAAGGTGGAAAATATACAGTTAAATTATTCGTTAAAAATAAATATAATTGTAGTGATAGTGTAATTAAATCAAACTATATTGAAGTACTAGGACCAAGTGGTGTTTTACATTGTTCTCCAAATGCTGTCTGTATTGGTGATACTATTACTATGATTTTACAAAAAACAACTAGCATAAAAAATCATTGGGATTTTGGTGATGGCAGTTCTATTACTAATACATCTACTGCTTTATATGATACTATAAAACATGTCTATCAAACAGCAGGAACTTATTTGCCTAGTGTAGTTATTGAAGAAGCTAATGGTTGCCAAGCAATTATTATTTCGTCAGATACTGTTTTTGTGAATCAACTGCAAACCAATATTCAAGCATTAACATTGTCTTTATGTGATACTGGAACGATTAATTTTACACACCAAACCAATATTTTAGGAAATACTAATATTAAAAAAATAGAATGGTTTATCAATAATCAATTGGTGAGTACCAATGATGCGATGCAACATCATTTTGTAGCAACTCAAAATACAACAGTGTATACCATAAAGTTGGCTATTACAACCATGAGTAATTGTATAGCTTACGATGCTGTACAAATAAAAGTATTTGCTACACCAAAAATTACACTAGCAGATGAAATGAAAATTTGTAAAACAGAACAAGCTAAAATTAAAATTCAAGGTGCTAATCACTACCAATGGATACCAAATTTAAGTTTTCAGAATGGAGCTTATATTGCACAACCTAATACTGATTCATGGTATTTTGTAGAAGCACATAACGATAATGCACTTTGTTTTACTAAAGATTCTATTTTTATTAAAGTAATAGATACTATTCCTGCAAGTGTTTTATTTGATAATGCTACGCTATGTATCAACGATTCAATTCAATTGTTTGCTTTTGGTGATACAACAGACAATAATTTACCAAAATTTGTATGGTCGCCAACTAATGATATAAATAATATAAATATTAGTAACCCAATAGTTTATCCTAAGTCTAATCAATCGTATCAAGTAACAGTAAGTAATGGAAAATGTACTGCACAACAGTTTCCAATTAATATAGATGTTGTTTCATTACCAAATGTTCAAGCAACAACACCATATTATGCTATCAGTGGTTCGCCAGTACAACTCAGTGCAACTTCCGACTATATTGTTGATTTTCATTGGTTACCTACACAAAATTTATCTTGCAATCCATGTGCTAATCCTACATTAACTACAGACCAAACGACTACTTATACTGTTGTAGCCATAGATAGTAATAATTGTAAAGCACAAACAAATGTAGAAGTATTGGTCTATGATGAATGTAGCGATAAAGTAGTTTTTGTGCCGAATACTTTTACACCAAATTATAACGGACAAAATGATGAATTAAAGATTCTAGGTCATAGTATTGATTATATAACTATTTTTAGAATATTTGACCGTTGGGGAAAATTGCTATTTGAAACGAATGATATTAATAAAGGTTGGAATGGAATGTATAATGGAGAATTGTTGCCACCTGGAGTTTATGTGTATTATATAGAAGCTTATTGTATTAATGGAAAAAAGATTTTAAAAACTGGTGATGTTACTCTGTTGCGATAAAAAATATTATATAAGTATTTTATTGTTGATATTATGTTGTAATATCCAATCGCAAGATATTCACTTTTCGCAATTTAGATTATTGCCCAATGTAATTAATCCAGCTTTTACAGGAGTATTTGAAGAAGATATAAAAATTGGACTCACATATAGAAATCAATCGCCTACACTAAACAATGTTTTTAATACAGTTGGTTTTGGAATTGATGCTTCTTTGTTTAAACAAAAACGACCTACAAGTATTATGGGTTTAGGTGTGCATTTTTATAGTGATGTTGCAGGAAGTATTCGTTTTGCCAAGAATGTAATTATGTTGAATTATGCTTACTCGCAAGTATTAGATAAACAATACAAGTTTGTACTGTCTTTTGGTATTCAAAACAGCTTACAATTTTCTAGTATTGATTTTTCTAAAATTACTACAGAAGATGCCTTTAATGGATTTAATAATTTTGATTTTAATGAATTAACAGAATATAATTTAATTAATAAAAAATTTAATTATAATATTGGATCTGGTATATTATTTACAATGCAACCTACATCAAAAATTAATGCACATATTGGTTTTGGTGCATTTAATTTAGTATCCAATAATGTTTCTTGGAATAAAGACAACAACATTCCAATTCAAAAAAGATATACACTTCAACTGGGAGCTGCTTTAAAAACTAAAGGTAATATTTCAATTCTTCCAAATGTGCTAATTCAAAAACAAAAGCTATTTAGTGAGTATATATTTGGTTCATATGTACAATATTCTAAAAAAAGCAAGAATAATCAAGCCAATGAAAAATATGCAATTGCTATAGGTACGCATTATAGATGGAATGATGCTGTAATTATAGGAACACAGTTTTACTATAAAAAAATCAACATCAATATTGCTTACGATGTACAAACATCTAAATTAATAAGAGCCAATAAATCAGTTGGAGCTTTAGAAATATCATTGGTGTATGGCAACCAAGTATTTAAAGACAGAATTACACCTAAATTACCTATACCATGTCCAAAAACATTGTATTAAAGCAATGCAAGAGTTAACTGCTAAAGTCTTCAACTATTAAATTATTTTAATTCATTCCTTTCAGTTTGATAACTAGTTAGTTATGAAAATTAATAGCAATTTAATTTTTTTTTCTTTAAAATCATTTTGCCAAATCAAAAAAGATAGTATTTTTGCATTCCGTTCTTTTAAATCATGCGAATGTAGCTCAGTTGGTAGAGCATCACCTTGCCAAGGTGAGGGTCGCGGGTTCGAGTCTCGTCATTCGCTCTTAAGTTGCCCAGGTGGTGGAATCGGTAGACACGCAGGACTTAAAATCCTGTGCCTGTTGAGGGCGTGCGGGTTCAAGTCCCGCCCTGGGTACATAAAAAGCCATTCTATTTTTAGAATGGCTTTTTTATTATCTTATTATGCTTCTTCTTTAAATTATACTACAATAGTTTTGGTTAAAGTATAACCATCAGTAGTATTTCCAGTTAATGAATCAGCCATATTACCATCAACACTATCCGAAAATACATTATCATTATTATTTAAAGTATCTGCTGTTCCTTTGTAATTACTAGTAGCATAAACAGTATCACAGGTACTCTTTGGAAAAGCAATTTGTGTAACTCGTATAGAATTTTCATTACTATCTAAAATTTCTAAATGAATATGAGGTGCTCTTCCAGGATACCAACCAGGAAATATACTAATAAATGAAATTTGTCCATTGGCATCTGTAGTTTGTCTTCCTCTTAAAAAATCTTTATCTCTATAATCTGTAGTTTGCAATTCATTTCCTCCATATTCAGAATAATTGCCATCAGCATCACAATGCCATAAATCAACAAAAACACCAGCAAGTGGTTGGCAGTCGTTACTTTGATCTAAAATAGTTAAGTCTATAGTCATCGCAATACCATTTCTATCACTTTTAATATTTTGCAATACCAATTCAGATGGCGTTTTTATAGGAAAAGGTCCAGCCGTTTCGGAAGGAGATAAGCTGCAAGCACCATTATTTTCTTCTTTGTTACAAGCACTAATAATTGCAGGTACGGCAACCAAAGAACCTAGTCCTAATATGCCATTTCTTAAAAACTTTTTTCTGTCCATAATTGTTGAATTTAATATTTAATGTATTAGACTCAACTTTATTGCATAAGTTTAATTCAATAACAAAATTTAACAATTGTATTTATTAAATAAAAATTTTATTAAAATAAATCAAAGGCGTCATCATCATCGTCGTTATTGATATTTGGATTGTCGCTATTTAATTTTGAAGGAATGGTTTTATAACTGCCTAAGTCTTCTAATTCGTCAAACAAACCACCAGCATCTGTAAATCGACCAAAGTCTTTTTTAAATCTAAGTTTTACAGTTCCTGTTGGTCCATTTCTATGCTTTGCTATAATGACTTCCGAAATTCCAGCTAAAGATTGTCCACTTTCATCTGTCATTAAATTATAATATTCAGGACGATATAAAAACATAACCATATCTGCATCTTGCTCAATAGAACCAGATTCTCTTAAGTCTGATAATTGTGGTCTTTTATCACCAGATCGTGTTTCTACACTACGATTTAACTGTGATAAAGCAATTACTGGTATGTTTAATTCTTTTGCTAAGCTTTTCAATGAACGAGAAATATTTGAAATTTCCTGTTCTCTGTTCATGCCTTTTCCATCACCAATGCCACTCATCAATTGTAAATAATCGATGATGACCATTTGTATGCCTTTTGCATTTTGCAATCGTCTACATTGAGCTCTTAACTCGTAAATATTAATAGCAGGTTGGTCGTTAATATAAATTGGTGCTTGCGATAGTTTTTCAACTTTCTGACTCATCATTTTTAATTCTGCGTCAGTTAACTTGCCATTAGAAATACTTTGAGCGTTAATTTCGGTTTCCATAGCAATTAATCTTTTAGCTAATTGCACTGCACCCATTTCTAACGAAAATATAGCCACTGGTTTGTTAAAATCTACTGCTGCATTTCTTGCTAAATTCAATACAAAAGCCGTTTTACCCATTGCTGGTCTTGCTGCAATAATAATTAAGTCGGTAGCTTTCCAGCCAGAAGTTTCTTTATCTAAATCAATAAAACCAGAAGGTACAGAATCTTCCAAAATACCATCTTCTCGTTTAACTAAATCTTCAATTTGCATGATAGATTTTGATACGAGTTTACCTATATTTTGTGTAGAGTTTCTTAAGTTTTTATCTGTAATTTCATAGATTCTTTTTTCAGAAGTATCTAATAAATCAAATACATCGGTAGTATCTTCATAAGCATCTTTAATAATATCGTTAGAAATTCTGATTAATTCTCTTTGAATAAATTTCTGAATAATTATTCTCGCATGATATTCTACATTGGCAGAAGAAGCTACTTTATTGGTTAACTCACTCAAATAAAACGCACCACCAACATTTTCTAACTGACCTTTTTTTCTAAGTTCTTCGGTAACCGTTAGTAAATCGATAGGTTGTGTTTTACCAAATAAATCTTGAATGGCTTCATATATTTTAGCATGAGCATCAACATAAAAACTTTCTGGTTTTAATACATCAGAAACATAACTAATAGCATCTTTTTCAATTAAAATAGCACCAAGTACTGCTTCTTCTAAATCACGAGCTTGTGGTGGAATTTTTCCATATAATAAATGAGAAATATCGTCGGTTTTAGTTCTAGTAAGTCGTGTTTTTTTATTGGTAGTTTGTTCTGACATAGCTTTCAAAAGTAATAGTTTAATAGCCAAAAACTATAATTTTGTATGCACTTTTGTATGTGAATTAATATTAAATTTTAGGTTGAATATTGTATGATTTTGATTATCAGTTAATTAATGTGAGAATTAATATAAATTTGTGTACAAGTAGCCATTATTCGTTGATAAAGCTGTTCATATCAAACTAAAAACGGTAAATAAACTATTGATAACTAGTGGATAAGCTTATTCAAATGTATTTTTCCTTGCGAAATTTTATCTAGTGCAAAATAAATTGGAGTAACTTGTAATTCAAATTTTTTAGGCAAATGAAAATTGTTGTTTGGATTTACATTTCTAGAAAAAATATTTTGCTTATTCATCGTAAATGTATGTGGCGTTGGGTATAAATTTTCTACTGTAAAAGCATTTATTTGATTATTACAATGAGAACATCTTTGTAAATTTAATTGATGATCTAAAACTTTTTGCTTTAACTCTGGTTGAAGTGTAATATTAACAGATTGATAGTAATTTAGCTGTTGCTTAGTATTACAAGTAGGACACTTTTGTATAACTTTATTTTATAAGTTTATAAAAAAATAATTAGATATATTACTGCACATACGCATTATAATACGAACATGATTTAATGACTTCTTGGTAGTATTTAGTGTCTGAGTAGTTTTGTTTGAAAAGCTTATAATAGTAGCCACTTACAAAATCAATGTCTTTATTTTTGTTGGCAATAAACTTATCCGATTCGTAGTAGTCGTTCATCTCACACTTAGCCAACATCCAACAACATTTAGCTTTTAAATTTTTGTCAGTAGCTAAGTCCATTGCTTTTTTGTAGTACTTTTTGGCTAAATCGCAGTTGTATGGTATTTGATTCAAATCGGTTCTGTATTCTTCAAAAATTGGTTCATTATCTTGCCAATTAGTAATAAAGCTATAACTGCTATATCTAATACAATCACTTGCATAGTTATAAAACATTCTTGCATTACCAAAATGCGTGATGTTGTAGTAACCATTTCCCATTAAAAAATAATTAATAGCTGCTTCGGTTGGATTATTTTTTGCAGTAGTTTCCATTTTTTTCATGGTTTCTAAAAAAGACAATTTAGTATAAACTGTAGTTTGTTTTCTTTTAAAATCGCAGTCGTGACAATCGTTTACCCAAGCATTAAATGGATTGGCTAATAATTTGGTTTGTGCTTCGTTTGGAATTTCTTTGAACTTAGCAATGGCTTCATCTAATTTGCCTTCTTGAGCTAAACGAGTTGCCCATAAATCTGTTAAACAATTTACATCGCAACGATATTGCTCTATTAAAGTTTGATAAAATGGATTTTTATTTTGTTGCATAAACTGAGTCATTGCATCAATATTACTGATGCTATTTATAAAGTTATCATTGCTAAAACACAATTCTGCTTTTAAGTTTTCACCTTGTTTGGCATATAAATCGCTCAATATTTTCATACACGATTGATATACATAATGAGTTCTTACATTATTTGTTTTATTAATATTGTCGTAGTAATAATAGTAATTATTTCTATTATTATTTATAATGTATTTTAAGTTATCTAGAATACTATTTTCAAAAGAAGCATCTATATGTTCACAAGCATAGACTTTATTAATAAATTCAATCACTTTTACCTGACCAATTAAATCATCATTAGCATTATTTAAATTTACTTTTTGTACAGTCTGTTCAGACAAATGATAGTCTTCATCTAAAAAATACAAATAGGAGAGTGCTGTGTTCCAAAAATTGTTATTGCTTTTATCTAAATCAACAAAATTTTTAAAAGTATTTATAGCTTGTTTTAGTTGAGTTTTGTTATTTGAGCTGTACTTTTCAGTGTCTCTATAAGTGTCTGTATCAAATAAATTAACTTCTAATGTATTTATAAATCG
Above is a genomic segment from Chitinophagales bacterium containing:
- a CDS encoding PorP/SprF family type IX secretion system membrane protein, translating into MMLLCCDKKYYISILLLILCCNIQSQDIHFSQFRLLPNVINPAFTGVFEEDIKIGLTYRNQSPTLNNVFNTVGFGIDASLFKQKRPTSIMGLGVHFYSDVAGSIRFAKNVIMLNYAYSQVLDKQYKFVLSFGIQNSLQFSSIDFSKITTEDAFNGFNNFDFNELTEYNLINKKFNYNIGSGILFTMQPTSKINAHIGFGAFNLVSNNVSWNKDNNIPIQKRYTLQLGAALKTKGNISILPNVLIQKQKLFSEYIFGSYVQYSKKSKNNQANEKYAIAIGTHYRWNDAVIIGTQFYYKKININIAYDVQTSKLIRANKSVGALEISLVYGNQVFKDRITPKLPIPCPKTLY
- a CDS encoding PKD domain-containing protein — its product is MQIPKYILLIILCCFVQFSYAQINAAFVTTPNDTGCVPYRVDFFNTSTGNPDNCSWNFGNGATSSICTPTYTFTQAGNYIVTLTVTKGNLTSTFKDTIVVYNKPTANFTANITTGCEPLTTTITDLSTATGSTIVAWQWDFGDGNTSEQQNNTHIYNFDGFKNVFLKVTDNRACESTIQKTAYINVLDKPEANFSSPNHQNCVIPTNVIFQNTTSGGNGVATANWTFGDNTSSNQINPQHNYTNGGRYDVGLMVTGNNGCKDTVVKNEFVILESILADFSVSPQKICKGNTIHFQDNSNNVLANLSWDFGNGETANNVKQANVVYDNVGTYTVTLTATYNNCTHTISKQIVVEDNPTIDFTIDNKTVSCNKTSTLTPTFPDNNYSYTWYILKDTIRIDTLYTRTINYNFYQQTSSSASFSVVLEVKNSLGCVASLLKENFVNVVVTSVDIIHINEPTCYWLPIRPSVVINSAHAFDSIIWNFGDGTPNVVGQVAPFHTYSQEGTYNLSVRVVYNNCEIITKQAQISVGYKVSNFVGNIINTTVCVHDTVFLKAANLSNVPIDFKWLMGDGFFEVGNNTFHRYNFPSQPTTYTVKLVGSYLGCPDTMKIDDVMVLYPKANFFTQTVCNKDRTIKVVNSATGADSVVYDMGNGDKLINPSLVFEYTYASNNIDNYKIKQIVYNKTTNCTDSLIRSIVLESINVDLIATKNIGCAPFKTQLKSNLLNAFFIQLQNFYWVIGSDTCKRCYDYEYQVQPNKIYDVKLVLVYNDSCKKEIVKDSFLIGDGLSTIVEPKVLSNCKPYLVEFKDTVISYFSNLDTILYNFGDGNSIDTLHPSHAYADTGLYTYTLKVTNTAGCAAFIKDTVRVNSFYPDFTTDVDTTCTNLPIQFISSYINNNYSYLWNFGDGTTATNHNPKHSYTNSGDYTVTLTITDSLGCSKSISKNNIQIQDFIFDFVADQLFAPCPTLKVNFQLLGNQTANNIQQLQWSFGNNNYSNDINLNPSTIYTQGGKYTVKLFVKNKYNCSDSVIKSNYIEVLGPSGVLHCSPNAVCIGDTITMILQKTTSIKNHWDFGDGSSITNTSTALYDTIKHVYQTAGTYLPSVVIEEANGCQAIIISSDTVFVNQLQTNIQALTLSLCDTGTINFTHQTNILGNTNIKKIEWFINNQLVSTNDAMQHHFVATQNTTVYTIKLAITTMSNCIAYDAVQIKVFATPKITLADEMKICKTEQAKIKIQGANHYQWIPNLSFQNGAYIAQPNTDSWYFVEAHNDNALCFTKDSIFIKVIDTIPASVLFDNATLCINDSIQLFAFGDTTDNNLPKFVWSPTNDINNINISNPIVYPKSNQSYQVTVSNGKCTAQQFPINIDVVSLPNVQATTPYYAISGSPVQLSATSDYIVDFHWLPTQNLSCNPCANPTLTTDQTTTYTVVAIDSNNCKAQTNVEVLVYDECSDKVVFVPNTFTPNYNGQNDELKILGHSIDYITIFRIFDRWGKLLFETNDINKGWNGMYNGELLPPGVYVYYIEAYCINGKKILKTGDVTLLR
- the dnaB gene encoding replicative DNA helicase encodes the protein MSEQTTNKKTRLTRTKTDDISHLLYGKIPPQARDLEEAVLGAILIEKDAISYVSDVLKPESFYVDAHAKIYEAIQDLFGKTQPIDLLTVTEELRKKGQLENVGGAFYLSELTNKVASSANVEYHARIIIQKFIQRELIRISNDIIKDAYEDTTDVFDLLDTSEKRIYEITDKNLRNSTQNIGKLVSKSIMQIEDLVKREDGILEDSVPSGFIDLDKETSGWKATDLIIIAARPAMGKTAFVLNLARNAAVDFNKPVAIFSLEMGAVQLAKRLIAMETEINAQSISNGKLTDAELKMMSQKVEKLSQAPIYINDQPAINIYELRAQCRRLQNAKGIQMVIIDYLQLMSGIGDGKGMNREQEISNISRSLKSLAKELNIPVIALSQLNRSVETRSGDKRPQLSDLRESGSIEQDADMVMFLYRPEYYNLMTDESGQSLAGISEVIIAKHRNGPTGTVKLRFKKDFGRFTDAGGLFDELEDLGSYKTIPSKLNSDNPNINNDDDDDAFDLF
- a CDS encoding intradiol ring-cleavage dioxygenase, which codes for MDRKKFLRNGILGLGSLVAVPAIISACNKEENNGACSLSPSETAGPFPIKTPSELVLQNIKSDRNGIAMTIDLTILDQSNDCQPLAGVFVDLWHCDADGNYSEYGGNELQTTDYRDKDFLRGRQTTDANGQISFISIFPGWYPGRAPHIHLEILDSNENSIRVTQIAFPKSTCDTVYATSNYKGTADTLNNNDNVFSDSVDGNMADSLTGNTTDGYTLTKTIVV